The Acinonyx jubatus isolate Ajub_Pintada_27869175 chromosome B3, VMU_Ajub_asm_v1.0, whole genome shotgun sequence genomic interval TCATGAGAACATTGAGAAACTGCCAGATGACGTCACCAAATGACGTCACCAAATGACGGCTGTCCCACAAGCCCCCTCGCGGGCCCCGGAGCACCCCTTCCCCCGTACCTGGGTTTACTACACTCTGCTTCCAAGGAAGTGCTGCCAGAATCTCTTTGCAACCACTATTGAGCTCctgccatgtgccaagcactgtgcaaAGGCACTGGGGCCTCCAAAGAGACAAGGATACCAGGCAGGAGCACACAGTCCGTGGGAGAGATGGCCTGTGGAGTTTGGGGGAGCACTCGGAAACCTCGGAAGCAACTTaggtgtccactgatggatggatgggtaaagaaaacgcgtgcgcacacacacacacacagggatattattcagctacagaaaaaagaaggaaaacctgcCATTTGTGAtcatatggatgaatcttgaaggcattatcctaagtgaaatgagtcggacacaggaagacaaatactgtatgatctcacatgtatgtagaatctaaaaacctAGAACTCCTACCACGTGAGGGGATGTGGGTGTCAGCTCGCCTTATCTTGGGGGTCATTTTGCAGTTTGCGCGTATATCAAGTCATCATGCTGTAGGTCTTGAACGCAGGCGATGTTATAAACTAATTATGTCTCGGTAAAAGTGGAGGGAAAAAATTGCTGCCTTGGCCGGGTCAGCCTCACACCCTCCCGGGAGGGACACCGCTGCCAGGTGGGCCTCCAGGCTGGTGCAGAGGACGGAAGACAGAAGGAGGGGGGCTTGACATGACGGTAAGTCTGTCCAGGTAGCATAGAGCTGGGGGGGGGTGTGGTTGGCTAATGGGGGGCACTGAGTAGGagttggagagaagagaaaggggcaagTGAGGATTCTTTCTAGAGACTACGATCTGGATGAGCTTTGAGGTTGTTGAGAGATACATATTAAATGTGGTTATTACCTTCCCCCCCCGTTTCACTTGCATTTCTTCAAACATGACTGGTTAACTGAGACCGAACCACCGGAGCGCAGGCTTATAAGGTCTAACAAGATGTTTGTTAAAAATGAGGTGTGGGAAGACTGTAGGGGGTGCTCACGAGAAGCAAGGATTTGCCTGAggaaatcagggaaggcttcatggaggaggtaaCTTTTGAGCCAGGATTTGATGAGTGGGAAGAAGTTTTTGGCGCAGGCAGGTTGGGGGGGCGGCTCAGGGGACAGAAAGAGTATGGGTTTTGTGGCAGGCAGAATGGCCGCCCAAATATGCCCACATCCTAATTCATGGAACCCGTGAATCTATCATGTTACATGGCCAGAGGACATTAAGGTTGCCAATCCGGCGATCTAGAGAGGAGGAGAtcattctggattatccaggtgggcccagtaTCGTCACAAGGGTTTGCTTAAGAGTGGAAGAggatggtgggaggggcaggggcagaggagaggtcATGGTCATGTGCTAACGGGCTTTAAGAGCAAATGAAGGGCCCAGCAGCCAAGGAACgcaggtggcttctagaagctgggaagggCAAGGAACCGATTCTTCCTTGGAGCCTCCGGAAGGAACGtagccttgccaacacttttaCTTTAACCGCCGCGTGACCCATTTTGGACTTATGACCTCCAGCATTGTTAAGATAATAAATCCACGTTGTTTTATGCCACCGTGTTTGTGGTGGTTTGTTAGAGCAGCCGTAGGGAACTAATTCAGGCTTCCATGAGGACAGGCGTGCTCCCGGACCGGAAGGAACTCGGTGTGGTTGGACactgtgcacgtgtgcatgtgggCGTGCTGTGTGTGTTAAGGTGTGCCTGCACGTGTAATTGCTCTGTGTGCGTACGTGTGTGCATACAGGTGTGTGCGCGTGCGCTCATGTgcacgctgtgtgtgtgtgtgtgtgtgagtgtgctgTGTGTTGGGAAGTTGGAAGAGGGAAAACGTTGAGATGTGAGGctggagaggacagagaagcaGATGTCTCTAGGCCAGGGTCCTCAGCCTTGGGATGATAGCCACTCTTGGGCAGATATcattgtgggggctgtcctgtgcattgtaggaggCTTAGCGGCCTCTCTGGCCTCTACTTactagatgccaggagcacaCCCCACTGTACCCGCAGTTGTGACAACCcgaaatgtctccagacactgccaagcGTCCCTGAGggtggaaggaggaggtggagattACCCTGGGTTAAGAACCACTGCCGTAGACTAAGGATTGTAGATTTTATTCTCAAGGATAAGGtatcccttggggcgcctgggcagctcagtcggttaagggtccgacttcggctcaggtcatgatctcgcagttcacgagttcgagccccgcgtcaggctctgtgctgacggctcagagcctggagcctgcttcaggttctgtgtctccctctctctctgcccttcccccactcacacacacactctctctgtctctctccctctctctctgtctctctcaaaaataaataaacattaaaaaaattaaaaaaaagaataatgtatccCCAAATTATCTGATCATAAATacgattgggggagggggccttgttaaaaatgcaaacttcTGGGACTTTCTCCCAGCAGTTTTGCTTCAGTACGTCTAGCATGGGCTCTGCAATCTATAATTTTAACAAGTCCCCATGGTGACTTCTATGAACAAGAACTTTGGAACACCCTGCTCCAAACTGGGGAGGAAGGGCTGGAGTTTGGTTGAGATGGCACTTGGTCAGAGCTGGCTGTGAATTCTGGGGGTGTGTGTAGCCTGGGGGCCATCTGGGGGGAGTTTCTGGGGGTCAAGGGCTGTGTCTGGCTgggcctccagcccctggcccagTGCCCGACTCCCGGCCAGCACTCAGACAACATACGTAGACCACGGGGCGGTCGGACTGTTCACCATTACCTGTTTGGGCCTTGAATGAACCTACCAGAGCTTGGGTGAGTGGCTCAATTCTTCTAGGTGTCATTTTGAACATTTGTAAGATGGTATCATTCTACTTTCCTAAGAGGACTGTGGTGAAGACAGAGATTCACAGACGAAAATGTGCTTTGTAAAATCCAAGATGTTGCCCAAGAATGCACCCTGGGTTTTGATGGCTCTTAACTGTTCTTGGCAATGGGAtgggtggggccggggggggggtaCCTTTGAAGAAGATGTAGTTGACCAGGACGAGCGTGGCTGAACTATCCAGCTTCGAGAACAAGTTCACAATTTTCCCATGGGTCTTATTTTCGATGTACTCATTGATTTGTCTGCTGGCTCCAGCCCAGTCCTCGAAATCCGTAGCCAAGACCTCCAACCCATAGTAGTGCTTGCTGTCTGCCGAGAACGACCCCAGCAGCTCCAGGCTGCGGTCAAGGAACAAGGCGTTACCCATAGCCATCTCCAGTGTGGCGTCTGACTCCTTGTGGATGTGGTGCAGGTGCTGAAAACCCTGGTGGATCTCAGCTTCGGATGTCTTGGTGAGGTTGAAGCCCAGGCCCTGGAGAAGCTGGGCCCGTGTGTAGCCACGGGCGCCCAGGGACAACACAGCTAAGGCCATGGAGATGCTCAAGGGAGAGATGAAGACATTCTCGCCAGGAGCTGAAGCCACTAGATGCCTATACAGGGTAAAGGCAAAGTCAACATTGTTTGGAGCCAAGTCCCGGTGAGGGCTCCTTGTGCTCACATCGGTGTCGGGGTCCTGAGCCTGGACGGTCCAGAGGTCACGGGTGGATAGCCAGAGGAAACAGGTGCACAGGGAAAGCAGCATTGTCCAGGATGGTCCAGCCCTGCCAAATCAGGAACGCTCATTAGACGATGTGGGGCCTCCAAGGCAGTGGGGCATGGCGAAAAGGTGGGCAGAAGACCCCATGGAAGGCCCCATTCAAGCCTCAGTTCCTTCCTCCccattggctgtgtgacctggggcaagtcagGACTCtgggcctcaacttcctcatctggaaGTATGATTATACCTGCTATGATTTATCAAGTTCCTACCAGGCGCCCAACGCTGACCTATGTGTTTTGCCtctatttctcatttaatcctcactgaCAAACAAAtcaagtaggtattattattatgatttgaCGTAGGCAGAAAGGGAGGCCCAGGAAGGTTAAATATCTGACCAAGTGATACattcaaagaactgaaagaagaaaactatcAACTAAGAATCCTGTACCTGGCAAaacaatcttttcaaaaaaaattttttaatgtttatttatttttgagagatagagcatgagtggggcaggggcagagacagagagaatctgaaacaggctccaggctctaagctatcagcacagagcccgatgcggggctcgaacttgggaacggtgagatcatgacctgagccgaagtcaaatgcttaaccgactgagccacccaggtgcctgggtaaAACCATCCCTTAACAATGAGGGAGAAATCTAGACAGTCCCAGATGAACAAAAGCTGGGGGAGTTCATTGCCACTAGACCTCACCTGTAAGAAAGGCTGAAGGGAGCCCTTCTGGTTgaaatgaaaggataaataaataccatctataggaagaaataaaatctctCGTGAAGGTAAATATATGAACAATTAGAAAAACTTGTATTATTGTAATTTTGCTTTCTaactccactttttatttttgatatgatttaaaagacaaatccATGAAAAGCAGTTATTAGTCTATGTTTTTGGATACACAACGAATGAAGATGTGATTTGTGACTTAAGTACCTGAAAGGATGGGGGGTATGGAGCTGCATAGGAACAAGGTTTTTGTATGCTGTTGAAATTAAGCTGGCGTAAATTCAAGTGAGAGTGTTATAATTTTAGGGGGTTAAACGTAATTTCCATGGTAACCATACCAAATCCAGACAGAGAacctataaagaaagaaaactacagataaaTATTGCTTATGAGCATTGATGTAAAAATCATCAGCAAAATCCTAGCAACTAGAATTCAGCAGTACATTAACAGGATTAcacactatgaccaagtgggatttatttctggaatgcaaggatggttccaCATGTAAAAATCAACCAATGTGCTATAGCACATTAACAggactaattaaaaaaaagaccacgATCATCTCAGTtgttgcagaaaaagcatcaaCTTTGGCATTATTCCACACAGCCTTTCAAGATAAAAGCATTTAGCAAACTAGGACTAAAAGGAAAgcacttcaataaaataaaataaaaaaaaaacatatatgaaaggcccacagctaatgtcatggTGAAAGATTGAAAACTTTTCATCTAAGATTTGGAACGAGGCGTGATGCCTGCTTTTGCCTTTTCTACTTAACACAGTCCTGGAAGCTCTAGCCAGagaaatgaggcaagaaaaagaaatgaaaggcatccaaattggaaaggaagaagtgaaattatcTCTGCTCATAGGCAACCTGATCAACATCACAGAAACATGTGGCAAACACGAAAGATTCTACAAAAGCTCTGCTAg includes:
- the LOC106977455 gene encoding corticosteroid-binding globulin; translation: MLLSLCTCFLWLSTRDLWTVQAQDPDTDVSTRSPHRDLAPNNVDFAFTLYRHLVASAPGENVFISPLSISMALAVLSLGARGYTRAQLLQGLGFNLTKTSEAEIHQGFQHLHHIHKESDATLEMAMGNALFLDRSLELLGSFSADSKHYYGLEVLATDFEDWAGASRQINEYIENKTHGKIVNLFSKLDSSATLVLVNYIFFKGTWAQPFDPESTREENFYVNESTVVTVPTMFQSSPIKYLKDRVLPCQLVQLDYTGNETVFFILPDEGTMDTVIAALSRDTIQRWSESLTISQVDLHLPKVSISGDYDLGAILRDMGIADLVNNRVDFSGITREAQLKASKVVHKAMLQLSESGLEAAAPSRLTPNAASKPLAVHINRPFIVMIFDHFTWSSLFLGRVMNPT